From the genome of Marasmius oreades isolate 03SP1 chromosome 1, whole genome shotgun sequence:
GCTCGCGTCGGTCACGTGTACGTGTACACTCCAAAAAATTATTTGCAAGTCGCCCTCGACGCCTTATGTAATTTATTCTACTTTTATTTCCCCCCTCCGACCATGGGCAAGGCTCAGAAGAAGAGTGGCAAAGGACGTCTCGATAAATATTATAAACTCGCCAAGTATGCACGCTGATACGTCCTGTTATCAGTTTCTAAGTTTTACCTTTCAGAGAACAAGGATATCGAGCCCGTTCTGCATTCAAGCTTATTCAACTCAACAAAAAGTTTTCATTCTTGGAATCTTCGAGATGCTGTATAGATCTCTGTGCTGCCCCGGGAGGCTGGTTGCAGGTTGCTAGCAAATTCATGCCGGTTAATAGCGTTATTGTTGGTCCGTCTTTTGTGAACCCCAACTCCTCACCGCAtactcatcttcttccttcatgCAAGGTGTCGATCTCGTTCCTATAAAACCCATTCCCCGCGTGGTTACTTTCTCTGCAGATATTACAACCGCCGGTTGTCGAAATCTCCTGCGTGGAGAACTAAAAGACTGGAATGCCGATGTTGTCCTCCACGATGGTGCTCCCAATGTCGGTACCGCTTGGATTCAAGATGCCTACGGTCAATCTGAACTCGTGCTCATGAGTTTAAAACTTGCTGTGGAATTCCTGATAAAGGGCGGGACATTTGTCACGAAAGTTTTTCGGAGCGCCGACTACAACAACCTTATTTGGGTATTCAATCAATTATTTGGCAAGGTGGAAGCCACGAAACCTCCTTCTTCAAGGTATAATACTTGAATATCTTGCTTAATCATGTCAAATACCCAGGCTTCATCAGGAACGTCTCTGCAGAAATTTTTGTCGTATGTCGCGACTTCCTTGCTCCCAAATACATCGATCCCAAGTTTCTGGACCCGAAACACGTCTTCAAAGACCTCGCAGCCTCCGTACCTGAGGTTGGTAAAGCTTTGGTTACGCACAACGCTCAGGCAAACGTGTTTCAACCCGATAAGAAACGTCGTCACCGTGATGGTTATGAGGATGGAAATTACACGCTCTTCAAAACGATGCCTGTTTCGGAATTTGTCAAGGGATCGGATCCGGTCGCCATTCTTGGTTCTTACAACAAGATAGCATTCGAAACacaggaggagaaggagtaagtggcttggtttctagaTCATTGAATATATCTCCAACCTGTCGTCAGGTGGCTGTCACTGGATATCACTACCAATGATGTGAAGGCGAACTGTGAAGACCTCAAAGTTCTTGGAAAGGGCGATTTCAAGATTCTCATAAGATGGAGGTTAGCCCTCCGCGAAGAGGCAAGTTCCGCTTGTCTCAATTTGTTAACCAGTTTCAGCTGAGGAATCTATGACACAGCTGGGATTGGACATAAAGACAAAATCAGCAGAGGAAGCAACAGAGACCGTAGAAATCACGGAAGAAGTTGACGAGGATCAGGCAATACAGGAGGAGGTTGGCGTTATCATATATCCACTGCTATAAGGCCTAATTTTACTCCAGCTCGAACGACTCAACGCCGAAAATGCAGCCAGAAGGAAACGCGAAAGACGTAAAGCGAACGAAGTGCGCCAACGCACAATACAGCGGATGCAACTCCAAATGACCGCTCCGATAGATATCGGTTTGGAACAACAGGACGCTGCCCTTGTCTACGGTCAAGACGACATTTTTGATCTCAAGAATACAGAGAACGGGATGCAAAAGAAGGGTGGGATGTCGAAATTGATCGGAGAAGATGGGACGATAGTGGCGGAGAgtgacgacgaagagggtAATGAAAGGCTCAGCGATGATGATGCTCTTGATGAGGTTTTGGACTCAGAAGAGGAACGAGAGGAGAAGGCGCGAAGCCTCGAAGCCGAACTCGATGCTCTCTACGACGACTATCAAATCCGCTTAAGAGAAAAGGACGCGAAATTCAGAGTGAAAGAGGCACGAGAGAAGCACAAGTCACGGGAAGAGTGGACAGGCATACAAGAGAATCAAAAAGACTCTGATGATGAACCTGAGGAGGAAGGTGGCTATGACATAATGCATCAGCACGTAGACGACGGTTCCTCGAGCGATGAGAGCGATGAGGACGAAGCTCAGCACCCACCtacaaagagaagaagagctgACTCTTCGGGGCGGAGTCTCATCGCGGATTTAGCTGAACCCAAACCTTCCGTGAGTCAGGCATCCAAAGTCTGGTTCAGTCAAGACGTCTTTGCGGAAGTCAACGatgcagatgaagaggacgaggaggatgaggacaaagaagaaagcgacggaggtgaaggtgaagacgAGTCCGAtggagaagatggagagaTCAATGATGCAGTAGGTAATCTCTTCTA
Proteins encoded in this window:
- a CDS encoding uncharacterized protein (BUSCO:EOG09260V5Q), translated to MGKAQKKSGKGRLDKYYKLAKEQGYRARSAFKLIQLNKKFSFLESSRCCIDLCAAPGGWLQVASKFMPVNSVIVGVDLVPIKPIPRVVTFSADITTAGCRNLLRGELKDWNADVVLHDGAPNVGTAWIQDAYGQSELVLMSLKLAVEFLIKGGTFVTKVFRSADYNNLIWVFNQLFGKVEATKPPSSRNVSAEIFVVCRDFLAPKYIDPKFLDPKHVFKDLAASVPEVGKALVTHNAQANVFQPDKKRRHRDGYEDGNYTLFKTMPVSEFVKGSDPVAILGSYNKIAFETQEEKEWLSLDITTNDVKANCEDLKVLGKGDFKILIRWRLALREELGLDIKTKSAEEATETVEITEEVDEDQAIQEELERLNAENAARRKRERRKANEVRQRTIQRMQLQMTAPIDIGLEQQDAALVYGQDDIFDLKNTENGMQKKGGMSKLIGEDGTIVAESDDEEGNERLSDDDALDEVLDSEEEREEKARSLEAELDALYDDYQIRLREKDAKFRVKEAREKHKSREEWTGIQENQKDSDDEPEEEGGYDIMHQHVDDGSSSDESDEDEAQHPPTKRRRADSSGRSLIADLAEPKPSVSQASKVWFSQDVFAEVNDADEEDEEDEDKEESDGGEGEDESDGEDGEINDADENDFEIVPHEAEEDAEMWDVSNESEDALKRAYIKKYGLVTPEALTLAQQLVNREKTRTQLINDGFNRYSLNSKDGLPSWFLDDEQKHYKPNIPVTKEAIAALRAKQRALDARPIKKIAEAKARKKYKTEQRLEKAMKKAEGVNATSDMTEREKAQAIEKLMRKGMSSGHKKKEVRLVVAKGAHKGIQGRPKGVKGRYFMVDSRMKKEVRAKKRREKADKK